One window of Candidatus Binatia bacterium genomic DNA carries:
- a CDS encoding aspartyl protease family protein, giving the protein MRAIAVVLAAAAIFAAAPLRAQSDPRVERLIAASGAAIGVKSLAMVNVVAVHAAVTAVGLRGTVTQYADLRDGRYAATTNLSPLVSLDGYDGRIEWSGDGTNLVWNQGGDSDRSSELNQAYISSYGLWQPNARGATVTSLGTKNEKGHSYDGLSITPVGSKVPFELWFDGTTHLPARANLVSGFTTQTMTFSDYRRFHGVMVARAVRIDSSDGNNVDARVTSIVLNPPDARAALARPQTHPTDFSIAGGKTSTTVPVALMENHVYLDVMLNGKGPYHFIFDTGGSNVVDPAVAKEIGAFGSGSAQGSGVGSQTESLSFATVATLQVGDAVLKNQLFAVAPTRLGFGISAGRQVDGLIGWEVLARYVTTFDYAGSQVVLAMPGTTQTPANGHVVPFVLYGTQPQIACTIDSIPSECTIDTGARDTISFMTPFLNAHPEVVPATLTSIGISGFGFGGPAFGKLGRVKEVGIDDLTLTNLVADFSSQTSGALTAPFVAANIGGNLLRRFTVTFDYGAGTMTLVPNAALSEPDVYERSGLFLVERGESVIVVDVRPGTPAALAGIVKGDVITTIDGSPTSGMALAAVRAIFAKPAGTVVTLGITGKDGAQRTVRFTLQDYV; this is encoded by the coding sequence GTGAGGGCCATCGCAGTCGTCCTCGCTGCGGCCGCGATCTTTGCCGCGGCGCCCTTGCGCGCACAGAGCGATCCGCGCGTCGAACGGCTCATCGCCGCATCCGGCGCCGCGATCGGCGTCAAATCGCTCGCAATGGTCAACGTAGTCGCGGTCCATGCCGCGGTTACCGCGGTCGGCCTGCGCGGTACGGTAACGCAGTACGCCGATCTGCGCGACGGGCGCTATGCCGCGACGACGAATCTCTCGCCGCTCGTCTCCCTCGACGGCTACGACGGACGCATTGAGTGGAGCGGCGATGGAACGAATCTCGTCTGGAACCAAGGCGGCGACAGCGATCGTTCGTCTGAACTGAATCAGGCGTATATCTCGAGTTACGGCCTCTGGCAACCGAACGCACGCGGAGCGACCGTAACGTCGCTCGGCACGAAGAACGAGAAGGGCCACTCCTACGATGGATTGAGCATCACTCCGGTCGGATCGAAGGTGCCCTTCGAGCTGTGGTTCGACGGCACGACGCACCTGCCGGCGCGAGCGAACCTCGTCAGCGGCTTCACGACCCAGACGATGACGTTCTCCGACTACCGGCGCTTCCACGGCGTCATGGTCGCGCGCGCGGTTCGCATAGACTCCAGCGACGGCAACAACGTTGACGCACGCGTAACGAGCATCGTGTTGAATCCACCCGACGCGCGCGCCGCGCTCGCGCGGCCGCAGACGCATCCGACCGACTTCTCGATCGCCGGCGGCAAGACGTCGACGACCGTTCCGGTCGCCCTGATGGAGAACCACGTTTACCTCGACGTGATGCTCAACGGGAAGGGACCGTACCACTTCATCTTCGATACCGGGGGCTCGAACGTCGTCGATCCCGCCGTGGCGAAAGAGATCGGCGCGTTCGGCAGCGGATCGGCGCAGGGCAGCGGCGTCGGCTCGCAGACGGAGTCGCTGAGCTTCGCAACCGTTGCGACGCTGCAAGTCGGGGACGCGGTGCTGAAAAATCAACTCTTCGCGGTTGCGCCGACGCGGCTCGGCTTCGGGATCTCGGCCGGCCGTCAAGTGGACGGACTCATCGGCTGGGAAGTGCTCGCGCGCTACGTCACCACGTTCGATTACGCGGGGTCGCAAGTCGTGCTCGCGATGCCCGGCACGACGCAGACGCCCGCAAACGGGCACGTCGTGCCCTTCGTCCTCTACGGAACGCAGCCGCAGATCGCGTGCACGATCGACTCGATCCCGTCCGAGTGCACGATCGACACGGGCGCGCGCGATACGATCAGTTTCATGACGCCGTTTCTCAACGCGCATCCAGAAGTCGTGCCCGCGACGCTGACGAGCATCGGCATCAGCGGTTTTGGCTTCGGCGGCCCCGCGTTCGGCAAGCTCGGCCGCGTGAAAGAGGTCGGCATAGACGACCTGACCTTGACGAACCTCGTCGCCGATTTCTCATCGCAGACCAGCGGTGCGCTGACGGCGCCGTTTGTCGCGGCCAACATCGGTGGAAACTTGCTACGGCGTTTCACCGTCACGTTCGACTACGGCGCCGGCACGATGACGCTCGTGCCCAACGCAGCGCTGAGCGAACCCGACGTCTACGAGCGATCCGGACTCTTCTTGGTCGAGCGCGGCGAGAGCGTGATCGTCGTGGACGTGCGCCCCGGCACGCCGGCGGCGCTCGCGGGCATCGTCAAGGGCGACGTCATCACGACGATCGACGGCTCGCCCACGAGCGGGATGGCGCTCGCCGCCGTTCGCGCAATCTTCGCGAAGCCCGCAGGAACGGTCGTGACGCTCGGCATCACCGGCAAAGACGGCGCGCAGCGCACGGTGAGGTTCACGCTTCAAGACTACGTCTAG
- a CDS encoding FAD-dependent oxidoreductase, with protein MLSRSAFIGSSLGISAMAAMRSPAAALAAAPPGASIVPPRIDAGRVIRTVVGLRPFRAAGFVLRAEPFGAKVLVHNYGHGGGGFSLSWGCATLAADFVADRSPARAAVLGCGVIGLTTARILQNRGWQVTIYASALPPMTTSNVAGAQWTPTTVFTTDGATPAFLDVFRKAARIANRAFQLMVGPAYGVRWLDNYVLKPDAQESGGEIDYATRVGIADLYADVEPVDPATVPFVGYKSIMRFSTMLMEPNTFLPAVQRDFLLQGGHIVVRSFRAPSEIAALHEPVVFNCTGLGSRALFGDTMLEPVRGQLTILEPQAAVDYIYLVSDPLLYMFPRSDGIVLGGTWERGNWSTTPDVATQARVLSGHEALFRKD; from the coding sequence ATGCTCTCACGCAGCGCGTTCATCGGTTCGTCCCTCGGCATTTCGGCGATGGCCGCGATGCGTTCGCCGGCGGCTGCGCTCGCCGCGGCGCCGCCCGGCGCGTCGATCGTCCCGCCGCGCATCGACGCGGGCCGCGTCATCCGCACCGTCGTCGGCCTGCGTCCGTTTCGCGCCGCGGGCTTCGTCCTTCGCGCGGAGCCGTTCGGCGCGAAGGTTCTCGTGCACAACTACGGTCACGGCGGCGGCGGGTTCAGCCTCTCGTGGGGATGTGCGACGCTCGCGGCGGACTTCGTTGCCGATCGCTCACCGGCTCGGGCCGCCGTGCTCGGCTGCGGCGTCATCGGGCTGACGACTGCGCGGATTCTGCAGAATCGCGGCTGGCAGGTCACGATCTACGCGTCCGCCCTGCCGCCGATGACGACGTCGAACGTCGCGGGCGCGCAGTGGACGCCGACGACGGTCTTCACGACCGACGGGGCGACGCCGGCGTTTCTCGACGTCTTTCGCAAGGCGGCGCGCATCGCAAACCGGGCGTTTCAACTGATGGTTGGGCCGGCATACGGCGTCCGCTGGCTCGACAACTACGTTCTAAAGCCCGACGCCCAGGAGAGCGGCGGAGAGATCGACTACGCTACCCGCGTCGGCATCGCGGATCTCTACGCCGACGTCGAGCCGGTCGACCCCGCGACGGTGCCGTTCGTCGGCTATAAGAGCATCATGCGATTCAGCACGATGCTGATGGAGCCGAATACGTTTCTGCCGGCGGTTCAGCGCGACTTCCTATTGCAAGGTGGGCACATCGTCGTGCGCTCCTTCCGCGCGCCGTCCGAGATCGCCGCGCTGCACGAACCGGTCGTCTTCAACTGCACCGGCCTCGGCTCGCGCGCGCTCTTCGGCGACACGATGCTCGAACCGGTGCGAGGCCAGCTCACGATTCTCGAACCTCAGGCCGCCGTCGATTATATCTATCTCGTTAGCGATCCGCTGCTCTACATGTTCCCGCGCAGCGACGGCATCGTTCTCGGCGGCACGTGGGAACGCGGCAACTGGTCGACTACCCCCGACGTAGCAACTCAGGCACGCGTCCTTTCCGGACACGAAGCACTTTTTAGAAAAGACTAG
- a CDS encoding DpnII family type II restriction endonuclease: MANLAYYKERLGISTEDGAFAKFISTLANHHSASYYVDWEKVLAKAGKFGDDFALLSTLCGSEDIETAAIDLFMRHPRVIRALPTLIAHRHELSLVGSSGDSGVTNYSFLPKDATGAAKLAEAKRYAHFLVEIGLGEVLERLKSVSDYAIGVEVGLDSNGRKNRGGACGVEAIMPAIAAARGIIADLEVTEEATYADLKRRGFRLPDSCRGVVWDASFWLRGSERLVVMEVNHYASAGSKPPAIAREYTARNADLRAAGVGFIWVTDGLGWKKMQNPLRSAFEEIDYLMNIALASEGELEFALRALLRPT; this comes from the coding sequence TTGGCTAATCTTGCTTACTACAAGGAAAGACTCGGTATCTCTACCGAGGATGGCGCATTCGCGAAATTCATTTCCACTTTGGCAAATCATCATAGCGCAAGCTACTATGTTGATTGGGAGAAGGTGCTCGCCAAAGCTGGCAAGTTTGGCGACGACTTTGCGCTCTTGAGCACGCTGTGCGGCAGCGAGGATATCGAGACGGCCGCGATAGACCTCTTTATGCGCCATCCGCGGGTCATACGCGCGCTACCGACGCTGATAGCGCACCGTCACGAGCTCTCGCTAGTCGGCAGCTCAGGCGATTCTGGAGTCACGAACTATAGCTTCCTTCCCAAGGACGCAACAGGAGCGGCCAAGCTGGCGGAGGCAAAGCGCTACGCACACTTTCTCGTGGAGATTGGCCTGGGCGAGGTTCTTGAACGTCTAAAGAGCGTTAGCGATTACGCTATAGGAGTCGAAGTAGGGCTGGATAGCAATGGGAGGAAAAATCGTGGCGGAGCATGCGGCGTGGAAGCAATTATGCCGGCGATCGCAGCGGCAAGGGGCATTATAGCCGATCTCGAGGTTACCGAGGAGGCGACCTACGCCGACCTGAAGCGGCGAGGCTTTAGACTGCCAGACTCGTGCAGAGGCGTTGTATGGGACGCGAGTTTTTGGCTAAGGGGCAGCGAGCGGTTGGTGGTGATGGAAGTCAACCATTACGCGTCCGCCGGTTCAAAGCCGCCGGCGATAGCCCGTGAATACACCGCTCGAAATGCTGATCTGCGAGCGGCCGGCGTCGGTTTTATATGGGTTACGGACGGCCTCGGCTGGAAAAAGATGCAGAACCCTCTACGCAGCGCCTTTGAGGAAATTGACTACCTCATGAATATCGCGCTTGCGTCGGAGGGAGAGTTAGAGTTCGCCCTTAGGGCGTTACTTAGGCCTACATAG
- a CDS encoding site-specific DNA-methyltransferase, whose protein sequence is MLLPGQAEAEEKGFSKYHEGDHWVLYHGDCLAAMETLEKQSVDLIFADPPYNLSNGGFTCHAGRMVPVHKGDWDKSGGQDADLKFIEAWLSRCKTILKPSGTLWVSGTQHVIFNVGYMMQRLGYHILNTVTWFKPNASPNLSCRFFTHSSELLIWAAPQRRKKLEHTFHYETMRAENSGRQMRDVWEFRDGTYIPRVFETGPPKSEEKARKKHPTQKPEALLDRIIRSSSNPDDLILDPFNGSGTTGVVASRLRRRYVGIELDEEYLKVTKERLLSVARDIELDLKPEQRGKKEAPAPLL, encoded by the coding sequence ATGTTGCTTCCAGGCCAGGCAGAAGCCGAAGAAAAAGGTTTTTCGAAGTACCACGAGGGTGACCACTGGGTTCTTTACCACGGCGACTGTTTGGCCGCTATGGAAACGCTCGAAAAGCAAAGCGTCGACTTGATCTTTGCAGATCCGCCATATAATCTCTCGAACGGCGGGTTCACGTGCCATGCCGGTCGCATGGTTCCAGTGCACAAAGGGGACTGGGACAAGTCTGGAGGACAAGACGCCGACCTCAAGTTCATCGAGGCGTGGCTATCTCGCTGCAAGACGATACTCAAACCCTCGGGTACCCTTTGGGTTTCCGGTACACAGCATGTGATTTTCAATGTCGGCTACATGATGCAGCGACTCGGTTACCATATTTTAAATACGGTGACATGGTTCAAGCCCAATGCCTCACCGAATCTGTCATGCCGTTTCTTCACGCACAGCAGCGAGCTGTTGATTTGGGCGGCGCCCCAGCGCAGGAAGAAACTGGAACACACATTTCATTACGAAACGATGCGCGCAGAAAATAGCGGTCGCCAGATGCGAGATGTTTGGGAGTTTCGGGATGGAACGTATATACCACGCGTTTTCGAGACCGGCCCGCCTAAGTCGGAAGAAAAGGCACGAAAAAAGCATCCAACGCAAAAGCCTGAGGCGTTGCTCGACCGGATCATCAGATCGTCGAGCAATCCAGACGACCTGATACTGGATCCGTTCAACGGGTCTGGGACAACCGGCGTCGTTGCGTCGCGGCTCCGTCGACGATACGTGGGGATAGAGTTAGACGAGGAATATCTGAAAGTGACAAAGGAAAGGCTACTTTCGGTTGCGCGCGACATCGAGCTAGACCTCAAGCCGGAGCAACGCGGCAAAAAAGAGGCCCCAGCTCCGCTTCTTTAG
- a CDS encoding Dam family site-specific DNA-(adenine-N6)-methyltransferase: protein MTVPVEAATPTPSPPLKWAGGKRWLVPRLALRWSGHAQRRLVEPFVGGLAVVLGLSPKKALLNDHNPHLISFYRWLQHGLDPTSVRVNLVNARPVFNANRDRFNFLIANGKADTTEAAVLFYYLNRTAFNGLCRFNSRGYFNVPFGAYKTIRYKDARDFAIYKEALAGYDFRCDDFERLSIRAGDFIYADPPYDVQFTSFTAGGFSWGDQQRLARWLAGQRVPVIASNQATRRILNLYKDLGFRVRTLAAPRRISCDGNREPAREMLATLNL from the coding sequence ATGACCGTCCCTGTGGAGGCTGCGACTCCGACTCCTTCGCCGCCGCTGAAATGGGCAGGGGGAAAGCGCTGGCTGGTGCCGCGGCTGGCGCTTCGTTGGTCAGGGCACGCGCAACGTCGGCTCGTCGAGCCTTTCGTCGGAGGGCTTGCAGTCGTTTTGGGGCTCTCTCCCAAAAAGGCGCTCCTCAACGACCACAATCCGCATCTCATCTCGTTCTACCGGTGGCTGCAGCACGGCCTCGATCCGACTTCCGTTCGTGTGAATCTTGTCAACGCTCGCCCTGTCTTCAACGCCAATCGCGATCGGTTCAACTTCCTTATTGCGAACGGCAAGGCCGATACGACGGAGGCAGCGGTCCTGTTTTACTACCTTAACCGGACCGCCTTCAACGGACTCTGTCGCTTTAACTCGCGGGGCTACTTTAACGTACCGTTCGGTGCCTACAAGACGATTCGGTACAAGGATGCGCGTGATTTTGCTATCTACAAGGAGGCGCTAGCCGGCTATGATTTTCGGTGCGACGATTTTGAGCGACTCTCTATAAGAGCCGGGGATTTTATCTACGCCGACCCTCCCTATGATGTGCAGTTCACATCGTTTACCGCAGGCGGATTTTCGTGGGGCGACCAGCAGCGACTCGCCCGTTGGCTCGCTGGGCAGCGCGTACCCGTTATTGCGTCCAACCAGGCAACGCGGAGGATCCTCAACCTTTATAAGGACCTGGGCTTCAGGGTTCGGACGTTGGCTGCTCCTCGGCGCATTTCGTGTGACGGTAACCGCGAGCCAGCTCGCGAAATGCTAGCGACGTTAAACCTGTGA
- a CDS encoding choice-of-anchor tandem repeat GloVer-containing protein — protein MRRVGSAACIIILASCVRTSTVSPPLPAAQRVDSSTSIFQVLHIFKKRRDGIIPAGALLAVGGTLYGTTNFGGDPSKSCYPGNGCGTVFEMSSPSDLGVVYRFAGSTSGTRPYAGVIDVNGTLYGTTQTGGKHNQGTVFSLTPSGSEHVIHSFGGKNDGSDPRANLVSVNGALYGTTYYGGLTGTGTVFTIDSSGVERVLHNFQGGTDGSLPLCALIEANNTLYGTTSSGGANNAGTVFRITPDGASYSVLYTFRGGSDGAFPYTGLTELNGMLYGTTEEGGQYGEGTVFSVTATGSETVLHSFGYGSDGANPYAGLTVLNGQLYGTTAYGGSATRTSGHTKQIQNKPSSEGTIYTILPSGTEQVVHDFSGGPGGRAPYADLTVMNGALYGTTIWGGDTNNKRGGVGTVFEYSP, from the coding sequence ATGCGAAGAGTCGGCTCCGCTGCGTGCATCATCATTCTCGCAAGCTGTGTCCGCACGTCGACAGTTTCACCGCCGCTTCCGGCGGCGCAGCGGGTAGATTCGAGCACGTCGATCTTTCAGGTTCTCCACATCTTCAAGAAGCGCCGCGACGGCATCATCCCGGCCGGCGCTTTGCTCGCGGTCGGCGGTACGCTGTACGGCACGACGAACTTCGGCGGCGATCCCAGCAAGAGTTGTTATCCGGGCAATGGATGCGGAACGGTGTTCGAAATGAGCTCGCCGAGCGACCTCGGCGTCGTCTATCGGTTTGCGGGCTCCACGAGCGGAACGAGACCGTATGCGGGGGTGATCGACGTCAACGGAACGCTTTACGGAACCACGCAGACCGGCGGCAAGCACAACCAGGGAACGGTGTTCTCGCTAACGCCATCGGGTTCGGAACACGTGATCCACTCGTTCGGCGGAAAAAACGACGGGAGCGACCCGCGTGCAAACTTGGTGAGCGTTAACGGCGCGCTTTACGGCACGACCTACTACGGGGGTTTGACGGGAACGGGCACCGTCTTCACGATCGACTCTTCGGGCGTCGAGCGCGTGCTTCACAATTTTCAGGGAGGAACGGATGGATCGCTGCCGCTCTGCGCGCTGATCGAGGCGAATAACACGCTCTACGGCACGACGTCCTCGGGCGGCGCGAACAACGCCGGAACCGTCTTCCGGATCACGCCCGACGGTGCGAGCTATAGCGTTCTTTACACGTTCCGAGGTGGAAGCGATGGGGCGTTTCCCTACACCGGCCTGACGGAACTGAACGGGATGCTCTACGGAACCACGGAGGAAGGCGGGCAATACGGCGAGGGAACGGTCTTCTCCGTCACGGCGACGGGCTCCGAGACCGTGCTCCACAGCTTCGGCTACGGGAGCGACGGCGCGAACCCCTACGCGGGGCTGACGGTCCTCAACGGACAGCTCTACGGCACGACGGCTTACGGCGGCTCGGCGACGCGCACGAGCGGGCACACGAAGCAGATTCAAAATAAGCCCTCCAGCGAGGGAACGATCTACACGATCTTGCCGTCCGGCACCGAGCAGGTGGTCCACGACTTCAGCGGCGGCCCTGGCGGTCGCGCGCCGTACGCAGACCTTACCGTAATGAACGGCGCGCTCTACGGCACGACGATATGGGGCGGCGACACCAACAACAAACGCGGCGGCGTCGGGACCGTCTTCGAGTACTCCCCGTAG
- a CDS encoding DpnI domain-containing protein, with product MPKTATWKDLMHDVVSRLPRTFSLADVAQYKEHFKKHYPDNHFVEAKIRQSLQVLRDQGVLLFLGKGRYQRLDVAPVFSPLIDMSVASAFVSAAQATRVALETWASFNLYCLNCERDVLGQLPDNTPVADFECTECGSRYQLKGKNGRIGKKLPGAAYRPTIEAIRTGRMPEYVLVEFDTRFATVVFVDAFPGRMITEDRIEARKPLTATARRAGWQGCNIIVEGLDHVRIVAPAGRDRGHVREKWQSLQNSTTAR from the coding sequence ATGCCGAAAACCGCAACGTGGAAAGACCTCATGCACGACGTCGTCTCACGCCTGCCGCGAACGTTTTCGCTAGCCGACGTTGCTCAATACAAAGAGCATTTTAAAAAGCATTATCCGGATAACCACTTCGTCGAGGCGAAGATCCGGCAGAGTCTGCAGGTGCTGCGCGACCAGGGCGTGCTTCTCTTCCTAGGCAAAGGGCGTTATCAGAGACTCGACGTCGCGCCGGTCTTTAGCCCGCTCATCGATATGTCCGTTGCGAGCGCCTTCGTTAGCGCCGCCCAGGCGACGCGCGTCGCGCTCGAGACGTGGGCGTCGTTCAACCTCTATTGCCTCAACTGTGAGCGCGACGTGCTCGGGCAACTGCCCGACAACACTCCCGTCGCCGATTTCGAATGCACCGAATGCGGTAGCCGGTATCAACTAAAAGGCAAGAACGGGCGGATTGGAAAGAAACTCCCCGGCGCGGCCTATCGCCCGACGATCGAGGCGATACGCACGGGTCGAATGCCGGAGTACGTCCTCGTCGAGTTCGACACGAGATTTGCGACGGTCGTGTTCGTAGACGCGTTTCCGGGGCGCATGATAACCGAGGATCGCATCGAGGCTCGCAAGCCGCTCACCGCGACGGCTCGGCGCGCGGGCTGGCAAGGTTGCAACATTATCGTCGAGGGCCTCGACCACGTTCGGATTGTCGCTCCGGCCGGGCGCGATCGGGGCCACGTTCGGGAGAAATGGCAGTCGCTCCAGAACTCGACTACCGCCAGATGA
- a CDS encoding class I SAM-dependent methyltransferase, with amino-acid sequence MNDPFATFKDRQREMWASFGPTATFTTQAAAHLVRFAGISRGEAVLDVGTGTGPVAITAARTGARVSGMDLTPALIEQAIENAALAGVDVAWQEGDAEHLPYPDASFDVVVSQFGHMFAPRPELAVAEMRRVLKPSGRIAFATWPPNLLVGQIFGFIARNMPPPPPGVSPPHLWGDDTVVVERLAGKFGEPTFERGAFSVPALSLPHYRAFMERSVGPMQRLVEGLAGDPERLATMRGEFEAIVAPYYDGNLVRQEYLLTRAAAR; translated from the coding sequence GTGAACGACCCATTTGCAACATTCAAAGACCGGCAGCGCGAGATGTGGGCCTCGTTCGGGCCGACCGCGACGTTCACCACGCAGGCCGCCGCGCATCTCGTCCGCTTCGCCGGCATATCGCGGGGTGAAGCGGTGCTCGACGTGGGAACGGGCACCGGCCCCGTCGCGATCACTGCGGCGCGCACCGGTGCGCGAGTCAGTGGGATGGATCTCACGCCCGCGCTGATCGAACAGGCAATAGAGAACGCCGCTCTCGCGGGCGTCGACGTGGCGTGGCAAGAGGGCGACGCCGAGCACCTTCCCTATCCCGACGCCTCGTTCGACGTTGTCGTCAGCCAGTTCGGGCACATGTTCGCGCCGCGGCCGGAACTCGCGGTCGCGGAGATGCGGCGCGTTCTCAAACCGTCGGGGCGCATCGCGTTCGCGACGTGGCCGCCCAACCTGCTCGTCGGCCAGATCTTCGGTTTCATCGCGCGCAACATGCCGCCGCCGCCGCCCGGCGTTTCGCCGCCGCACCTTTGGGGCGACGACACCGTGGTCGTCGAGCGTCTCGCGGGCAAATTCGGCGAGCCGACCTTCGAGCGAGGGGCCTTCTCGGTTCCCGCGTTGAGCCTGCCGCACTATCGCGCGTTCATGGAGCGCTCGGTCGGCCCGATGCAAAGGCTCGTCGAGGGCCTCGCCGGCGACCCCGAACGGCTCGCAACGATGCGCGGCGAGTTCGAGGCGATCGTCGCGCCGTACTACGACGGCAACCTCGTGCGTCAGGAGTATCTGCTCACCCGGGCGGCGGCGCGCTAA
- a CDS encoding MOSC domain-containing protein, translating to MVIGRLDAIRRYPVKSLSPERLDAVEVAAGGIPGDRAEAFFVRGGSSSVALSREGKPYRGKDNDRLHRIGDTNAARASAAEHGADVELREGEHFFDDAPVSILIDRWLDDLSAHAGYQVEWQRFRPNFFVRAAEGFAQSESGLVGTVLQLGSVTMRATSPNARCVVVTYHPERPENDPEILRYIAQHRENIMGIYCEVLQPGVARVGDELKTNERGVA from the coding sequence ATGGTAATCGGCAGACTCGACGCGATACGCCGCTATCCGGTCAAGAGTTTGAGTCCCGAGAGACTCGACGCCGTCGAAGTGGCCGCGGGCGGAATCCCCGGCGATCGCGCCGAGGCGTTCTTCGTGAGGGGCGGCAGCAGCAGCGTCGCGCTCTCTCGCGAGGGCAAACCCTATCGCGGTAAGGATAACGACAGGCTCCATCGGATCGGCGACACGAATGCCGCACGGGCCTCCGCCGCCGAGCACGGCGCCGACGTCGAACTGCGCGAAGGCGAGCATTTCTTCGACGACGCTCCGGTCTCGATCTTGATCGACCGCTGGCTCGACGATCTGAGCGCCCATGCCGGCTATCAAGTCGAGTGGCAGCGCTTCCGTCCGAACTTCTTCGTTCGCGCCGCCGAGGGATTCGCGCAGAGCGAGAGCGGTCTCGTCGGCACCGTCCTGCAACTCGGCAGCGTGACGATGCGCGCAACCTCGCCGAACGCGCGCTGCGTCGTCGTCACCTACCATCCGGAACGGCCGGAGAACGACCCGGAGATCTTGCGCTACATCGCGCAGCACCGCGAGAACATCATGGGCATCTACTGCGAAGTGCTGCAGCCCGGCGTGGCGCGCGTCGGCGACGAACTGAAAACGAACGAAAGAGGCGTCGCCTAG
- the recR gene encoding recombination mediator RecR — MTQVASPIASLINEFSKLPTIGPKTAARLVFYLLNRPRHEAQSLAEAILAVKDNVRFCSTCYSLAESDPCEFCSDERRDAATICVVAEAKDVYAIERTGAFKGRYHVLGGLISPMDGIGPGQLHVKELVERVGRENPREIILATNPNAEGEATALYLSRLLQPLGVSVTRLAYGLPIGGDLDYADEMTITKALEGRRAL; from the coding sequence GTGACGCAAGTCGCAAGCCCTATCGCGTCGCTGATCAACGAGTTCAGTAAGCTGCCGACGATCGGCCCGAAGACGGCCGCGCGTCTGGTCTTTTATCTCTTGAACCGGCCGCGGCACGAGGCGCAGAGCCTCGCCGAAGCGATTCTTGCCGTCAAAGACAACGTGCGCTTCTGTTCGACGTGCTACTCGCTCGCGGAATCCGATCCGTGCGAGTTCTGCAGCGACGAGCGTCGCGACGCGGCGACGATCTGCGTCGTCGCCGAAGCGAAAGACGTCTACGCGATCGAGCGCACGGGCGCGTTCAAGGGACGCTATCACGTGCTCGGCGGTTTGATCTCGCCGATGGACGGCATCGGCCCGGGCCAACTCCACGTCAAGGAGCTCGTCGAACGCGTCGGCAGAGAGAATCCCCGCGAGATCATCCTCGCGACGAATCCGAATGCGGAGGGCGAAGCGACGGCGCTCTATCTCTCGCGATTGCTTCAGCCGCTCGGCGTCAGCGTCACGCGCCTTGCATACGGTTTGCCGATCGGCGGCGATCTCGATTACGCCGACGAGATGACGATTACGAAGGCGCTCGAGGGCCGCCGCGCGCTGTAG
- a CDS encoding YbaB/EbfC family nucleoid-associated protein, producing the protein MMNQSNIMAQFKKMQAEMAKAQEELANTVVEGSAAGGAVTVEMSCDQRVKRVRIGKEAVDPNDVETLEDVIAVAVNDALTKAGEASQKRMTSVTGGIRIPGLT; encoded by the coding sequence TTGATGAATCAATCGAACATCATGGCCCAGTTCAAGAAGATGCAAGCCGAGATGGCCAAGGCGCAAGAGGAGCTTGCGAACACCGTCGTCGAGGGGAGCGCGGCGGGCGGCGCCGTGACGGTCGAGATGAGTTGCGACCAACGAGTGAAGCGCGTTCGAATCGGCAAAGAGGCGGTCGACCCCAACGACGTCGAGACGCTCGAAGACGTCATCGCCGTCGCGGTAAACGACGCTCTGACGAAGGCCGGCGAGGCGTCGCAGAAGCGAATGACGTCGGTGACCGGAGGGATACGGATCCCCGGATTGACGTGA